From Polyodon spathula isolate WHYD16114869_AA chromosome 26, ASM1765450v1, whole genome shotgun sequence, one genomic window encodes:
- the cirbpb gene encoding cold inducible RNA binding protein b isoform X3 has translation MSDEGKLFVGGLSFDTNEQSLEDVFSKYGHVSEVVVIKDRETGRSRGFGFVTYENTEDAKDAMMAMNGKSVDGRQIRVDQAGKSSGNRGGGYRGGSGGGRGGGGQYFRGGRGGRGGGDRSYGGGGGGRFDSQRSGGYSSDRSYYNRGQGSYDRGNNYRDGYDSYG, from the exons ATGTCTGACGAAGGAAAGCTTTTTGTTGGTGGACTTAGCTTCGACACAAACGAGCAGTCCCTGGAAGACGTCTTCTCCAAATATGGTCATGTCTCGgagg TTGTGGTGATCAAGGACAGAGAAACCGGTAGGTCTAGGGGGTTTGGTTTCGTCACGTATGAAAACACAGAAGATGCTAAGGATGCTATGATGGCAATGAATGGAAAG TCTGTTGATGGCCGACAGATCCGGGTTGACCAGGCTGGCAAGTCTTCAGGAAACAGAGGTGGTGGATACAGAGGTGGCTCCGGGGGTGGACGTGGTGGTGGAGGACAGTACTTCAGAGGGGGCAGAGGTGGGAGAG GTGGTGGAGACAGAAGCTATGGTGGCGGTGGCGGCGGCCGTTTTGATAGCCAGCGAAGTGGTGGATATTCTTCTGATAGAAGTTATTACAACAG GGGGCAGGGAAGCTATGACAGAGGCAACAACTACAGAGATGGCTATGACAGCTATG GTTGA
- the LOC121300720 gene encoding cold-inducible RNA-binding protein B-like isoform X2 — protein MSDEGKLFVGGLSFDTNEQGLEDVFAKYGQISEVVVIKDRETQRSRGFGFVTFENPDDAKDAMMAMNGKSVDGRQIRVDQAGKSGGGGGGYRGGPRGGGGGGGFYRGGPRGGGGRGGRGFSRGGGGGGDRGYSSGGRFDRSGGYSSSDRGYYQRDRGQGGYGDRSGGSYRDYDSYASHE, from the exons ATGTCTGACGAAGGAAAGCTTTTTGTTGGCGGCCTGAGCTTCGATACCAACGAGCAAGGATTGGAGGACGTCTTCGCCAAGTACGGCCAGATCTCTGAAG TTGTTGTCATCAAGGACAGAGAAACGCAGAGATCGAGAGGCTTCGGCTTCGTTACCTTTGAGAACCCAGATGACGCTAAAGATGCAATGATGGCCATGAATGGAAAG TCTGTTGATGGCAGGCAGATCCGTGTTGACCAGGCAGGCAAGTCCGGAGGTGGTGGAGGAGGGTACAGGGGGGGCCCAcgtggtggcggaggtggcggtgGATTCTACCGTGGTGGCCCCAGAGGTGGTGGTGGAAGGGGTGGCCGTGGCTTCTCAAGAG ggggtggtggtggtggtgacaGAGGATACAGCAGCGGCGGACGTTTTGACAGAAGTGGGGGATACTCCTCCTCTGACAGAGGCTATTACCAGAGGGATCG GGGACAAGGAGGTTATGGTGATCGTTCAGGTGGCTCCTACAGGGACTACGACAGCTATG CTTCACACGAGTAA
- the cirbpb gene encoding cold inducible RNA binding protein b isoform X1 codes for MSDEGKLFVGGLSFDTNEQSLEDVFSKYGHVSEVVVIKDRETGRSRGFGFVTYENTEDAKDAMMAMNGKSVDGRQIRVDQAGKSSGNRGGGYRGGSGGGRGGGGQYFRGGRGGRGGGDRSYGGGGGGRFDSQRSGGYSSDRSYYNRGQGSYDRGNNYRDGYDSYATHE; via the exons ATGTCTGACGAAGGAAAGCTTTTTGTTGGTGGACTTAGCTTCGACACAAACGAGCAGTCCCTGGAAGACGTCTTCTCCAAATATGGTCATGTCTCGgagg TTGTGGTGATCAAGGACAGAGAAACCGGTAGGTCTAGGGGGTTTGGTTTCGTCACGTATGAAAACACAGAAGATGCTAAGGATGCTATGATGGCAATGAATGGAAAG TCTGTTGATGGCCGACAGATCCGGGTTGACCAGGCTGGCAAGTCTTCAGGAAACAGAGGTGGTGGATACAGAGGTGGCTCCGGGGGTGGACGTGGTGGTGGAGGACAGTACTTCAGAGGGGGCAGAGGTGGGAGAG GTGGTGGAGACAGAAGCTATGGTGGCGGTGGCGGCGGCCGTTTTGATAGCCAGCGAAGTGGTGGATATTCTTCTGATAGAAGTTATTACAACAG GGGGCAGGGAAGCTATGACAGAGGCAACAACTACAGAGATGGCTATGACAGCTATG CTACACACGAATAA
- the cirbpb gene encoding cold inducible RNA binding protein b isoform X2 gives MSDEGKLFVGGLSFDTNEQSLEDVFSKYGHVSEVVVIKDRETGRSRGFGFVTYENTEDAKDAMMAMNGKSVDGRQIRVDQAGKSSGNRGGGYRGGSGGGRGGGGQYFRGGRGGGDRSYGGGGGGRFDSQRSGGYSSDRSYYNRGQGSYDRGNNYRDGYDSYATHE, from the exons ATGTCTGACGAAGGAAAGCTTTTTGTTGGTGGACTTAGCTTCGACACAAACGAGCAGTCCCTGGAAGACGTCTTCTCCAAATATGGTCATGTCTCGgagg TTGTGGTGATCAAGGACAGAGAAACCGGTAGGTCTAGGGGGTTTGGTTTCGTCACGTATGAAAACACAGAAGATGCTAAGGATGCTATGATGGCAATGAATGGAAAG TCTGTTGATGGCCGACAGATCCGGGTTGACCAGGCTGGCAAGTCTTCAGGAAACAGAGGTGGTGGATACAGAGGTGGCTCCGGGGGTGGACGTGGTGGTGGAGGACAGTACTTCAGAGGGGGCAGAG GTGGTGGAGACAGAAGCTATGGTGGCGGTGGCGGCGGCCGTTTTGATAGCCAGCGAAGTGGTGGATATTCTTCTGATAGAAGTTATTACAACAG GGGGCAGGGAAGCTATGACAGAGGCAACAACTACAGAGATGGCTATGACAGCTATG CTACACACGAATAA
- the LOC121300720 gene encoding cold-inducible RNA-binding protein B-like isoform X1: MSDEGKLFVGGLSFDTNEQGLEDVFAKYGQISEVVVIKDRETQRSRGFGFVTFENPDDAKDAMMAMNGKSVDGRQIRVDQAGKSGGGGGGYRGGPRGGGGGGGFYRGGPRGGGGRGGRGFSRGGGGGGDRGYSSGGRFDRSGGYSSSDRGYYQRDRGQGGYGDRSGGSYRDYDSYGGDDY, encoded by the exons ATGTCTGACGAAGGAAAGCTTTTTGTTGGCGGCCTGAGCTTCGATACCAACGAGCAAGGATTGGAGGACGTCTTCGCCAAGTACGGCCAGATCTCTGAAG TTGTTGTCATCAAGGACAGAGAAACGCAGAGATCGAGAGGCTTCGGCTTCGTTACCTTTGAGAACCCAGATGACGCTAAAGATGCAATGATGGCCATGAATGGAAAG TCTGTTGATGGCAGGCAGATCCGTGTTGACCAGGCAGGCAAGTCCGGAGGTGGTGGAGGAGGGTACAGGGGGGGCCCAcgtggtggcggaggtggcggtgGATTCTACCGTGGTGGCCCCAGAGGTGGTGGTGGAAGGGGTGGCCGTGGCTTCTCAAGAG ggggtggtggtggtggtgacaGAGGATACAGCAGCGGCGGACGTTTTGACAGAAGTGGGGGATACTCCTCCTCTGACAGAGGCTATTACCAGAGGGATCG GGGACAAGGAGGTTATGGTGATCGTTCAGGTGGCTCCTACAGGGACTACGACAGCTATG GAGGCGACGACTACTGA